The nucleotide window GAGGGCCGCGCCCACCACTTCCACGCGCCGTAGGCCCCAGGTGTAGGTGTCTGTCACGGGGTGGGTGGACAGGTGGGAGGCCAGCAGCGCCACCACCAGGCCGATGGAGTCGGTGGCCATGTGGCCGGCGTCCGCCAGCAGTGCCAGGGAGCCGGTCAGGAGCCCTGTGACCACCTCGGCTAACAGGACCAGGCCGGTGATCCCCAGGGCGGTGGCTAGCCGGGAGGTGGTGGTACCGGCCCCGTGGGTGTGGGAGGTGTGGTCGTGCGAGTGGCTCACAGCTTGGCCTCCTTGCCGCCGTCTTGTTGGTGGTGTTGGGGGAGGGAGCGGTGCCGCAAGGTCTCGGCGGTGACTAGTAGTGCGGTGAGTTCGTCACTGTGTTCTAGGCGGCTGACGCGGGCGCGGCCGTGCGTGTGGGTGGAGATCAGGCCGGTGTCGCGCAGGACGTTGAGATGCTGGGAGACGGTTGACTGCGCCAGTCCCAGGTGGGTGGCTAGCTCGCCGACCTGGTGCTCTCCGCCGCGCAGGTGGGCGAGGATCGCCAGGCGTGTGGGGTCGGCCAGGGCGGACAGGAGCGTGGCCAGCGCGTGGGCGTTTTCGACCGCGTGGGCGTCGTCAGTCACGTCTGTGGGCAGCAGGTCATGATAAGTCGCCATACGCCGATATTATCGGCAAATAACGAAATGTCTAGAGGGCGCGGATCAGCTCATGATTCGGCTGCGATCAGACCACTGACCCAGGCCTCCACCTCGTCCGGGCGGCGGGGAATCCCCGCCGTCAGGTATTCCGGGCGGCCGTCGGGCCGGATCACGACGTCGTCCTCAACACGCACCGCCATACCCCGCAGCTCCTGCGGGACCAGCAGGTCGTCCTCACGGAAGTACAGGCCCGGCTCGATCGTGAAGACCATGCCCGGCAGCAGCAGCGTGTCCATGCTCATCTCCCGGCGGGCCTGCGCGCAGTCGTGCACATCCAAGCCCAGGTGGTGGCTGGTGCCGTGCACCATCCAACGCCGGTGGAACTGCCCATCGGCAGCTAGCGAGTCCGCTGCCGTCACGCCCTGCGGCAGCATGCCCCACTCCTCTAGGCGAGCAGCCAGCACCTCCATAGCGGCAGCGTGCAGGTCCCGGAAGCGGCAGCCGGGTGTGGCTGCCTTAGCGAAGGAGGCGTCCGCCGCATCCAGCACGGCCTGGTAGATGCGCCGCTGCGGCTCGGTGAAACGCCCATCTACCGGGATCGTGCGGGTCACGTCCGCCGTGTATAGCGAGTCCACCTCCACTCCGGCGTCCACCAGCACCATCTCCCCGGGGCGCACCGGCCCGTCATTGCAGATCCAGTGCAGGGTGTTGGCGTGGTTGCCTGCTGCCGCGATGGTCTCATAGCCCAGGCCGTTGCCCTCCTCACGGGCCTTGGCCCCAAAAGCGCCCTCCAGCACCCGCTCGCCCCGCCAGTGGCCCTTGGCCCGGGGAATGGAGCGGATCAGGTCGTCAAAACCAGCTTTGGTAGCGTCCACCGCCGCCTGTAGCTGGTCCACCTCCCACTGGTCCTTACGCAGGCGCAGCTCGCTGGCGGCCTCCGCCAAGGCCTCGTCCAGGGCTGTGGCGGACGCCTGGGACTCCTCAGTGGCGTCCAGCAGCCCGGCGGCCTGCCGCACAGCTGTGACCAGGGCGGTGACGGCGGGGTCAGCCTGGGCCATCACGCGCAGGTGCACGGCGTCGGGGCCAGCGTCCTTGGCCAAAGCGTCCGGCAGAGTGTCAATGTGGGCGCAACGGATACCGGTCAGGGACTCAACCTCCTCAATGGAGGGACGCACCCCCACCCACAGTTCGCCGTAGCGTGGGTCTGCGTAGAACTCCTCTGAGCCACGGGAAGCGCGCGGCCGAAAGTACAGCACCGTCTCATGGGTGGGCTCCCCCGCCGCGAGGACGGCGCCCGGCACGGTCAGCGGCTCCAGCACTAGCACGGCGTCGGGCTCAAAGTCCGTGCCCGTGCCTGCCAGGTGCGCGAAGGCTGAGAATGGGCGGAATCGGTAGTCGCAGTCGTTATTGCGGGTGACTAGGGGGCCAGCCGGGATCACTAGGCGCTCCCCGGGAAACAGTGCCCCTAGGCGGGCCCGACGCTGCTGCGCCCACTGGGCGGATTCCGCGCGCTCGGGCAGAGCGTCCGGGCGCGGTCCCCAACCGGAGGCGATGAAGTCACGGAAGGCCTGGTTGGTGGGCCGGTGGGAGCGGTTGTTGACGCGCTGTGCCAGGGGCTGTGGGGCCGGGGCAGTCTGGGTGGCCGGGGCAGCCTCCTGGGGTCCGTTCTGCGCGCTGCTGGCTACAGGGCGTGGTGTCGCAATGGTCTGCTTGGTGCTCGGGGTGGTTTGGTTGGTCATAGGCCCATAGTTGCACCGCAGCCGCCGCAGACCGAATTCTTATGGTGACGCGGGTTCGGGTGGGTACATAACCGAACATACAGCCGAACATACAATGGGCCAGTGCGTATTGATCCCCACACCCACTCCGCTTGCTCGGACGGCACAGACAGCCCCAAAGCTCTCATGAATGCGGCGGCGCAGGCGGGCCTGGACGTCGTGGGCCTGACTGATCACGACACCACCTTGGGTTGGGAGCAGGCGGAAGCTGGCGTCGCCACCAGCGGCGTGGCCCTGCTGCGCGGGACCGAGATTTCCTGCGCCGTCGACGGCGTCACCCTCCACCTGTTGTCATACCTGCACGACCCCACAAACCCGGCCCTCAACGCGGCCTTCACCCGGTCCCGCCGCTCCCGCGACACCCGCGCCCAACGCATGGTGGAGCGCCTGGCGGAGGACTACCCCATTACCTGGGAGGATGTGCTGACCCAGGCCGCCGACTCGCACACCATTGGGCGGCCACACATTGCTGACGCCCTGGTCGCCGCAGGCTCCTTCCCCGACCGCAGCGCCGCCTTTGCTGACCCCCTGGCCACCAACTCGCCCTACTACGTGCACCACTGGGCCCTGGACCCGGTGGAGGCCTGCACCCTGGTGCGCGCCGCCGGGGGAGTGCCTGTGGCCGCCCACCCCCGCGCCTCCAAACGTCAACGCCGCCTAGTGCCGGAGGAGACCTTCGCGGCTATGGCGGAGGCGGGCCTGGCTGCCCTGGAAGTGGATCACCGTGACCATGACGACGCAGCCCGCCGCGCCGCCCGCGAACTGGCGGAGCGCCTGGGTCTGGCGCAGTCCGGTTCCTCCGACTACCACGGCACCGGCAAACCCAACCGCCTGGGTGAGAACCTCATGCCGGAGGCGTTGCTGCGCCAGATCCTTGCTGAAGGCACTTTGCCGCTGCTGGTGCCTGAGGGCTGGGTGCAGCGCCACAACTGGCAAGACCAACAAGTCCGGGAAGTCAGCATCCAGGCGCCCACCGGGCCGTGGCAGGTTGCAGCAAAAGAGGGGTCGGCGTGAGCGACCTATTCGACCTAGTCCTGTTCGCCACCACCTTCACCACCCTGCTGGTCATACAGGACCCGCTGGGAGCGGTCCCGGTGTTCCTGTCGCTGACCGGCCGCCAGGACTACGAGCAACGCAAACGCTCCGCCTTCCAGGCCACCCTCGTGTCCTTCAGCGTGGTGCTGGTCTTTGCTGTCTTCGGCCGCTACATCCTGCGGTTCCTGGGCATCTCCGTGCCTGCGCTCCAACTCTCGGGCGGCTTGCTGCTGCTGCTGGTTGCCGTGGAACTGCTGACCGGCAAGATCGATGATGCTCCCGCCTCCACCGACCCCGTCGCGAACTCCGCGCTGGTCCCCTTGGGCACGCCACTGCTGGCTGGGCCGGGGGCTATCGTCGCGGCCATGGTCGCCGTCGAGTCGGCCACCACGCCGGTGGCAGGCTGGGCAGCTGTTAGCGCCGCGATCGTGTGCACCCACCTGGTCATCTTCTTGACCCTGCGTTCCTCCCTCACCTTGCACCGGATGCTGGGGGACTCCGCCATCCGTGTCATCACCCGGGTCCTCGGCCTGCTGCTGGCCGCTATCGCCGTGGAGATGATGGCCGACGGCGTCTTTGGTTTCGTGGAGTTGCGCCTGGAGCACTGAGGCGGCAATGGACACCATCCGGGCAGGCAGGGCAGCGGTGGTGCAGGCGCACAGGACACACAGGGTGCCCTGTCTTTACCTACTGTTTACCTGGCTGCGTCACGCTTCATACGCAACTGTCCAATCCCCATCGGGCATCCCAGGAGGTCTCCATGCCTGAAGGCATGAGTTCCAGCGAATCCGGCATCCGGAGCAAGACCAGCTCCGGCGCCGCAAGCTCCGCAAAGTCCCTGTCCCTCGCCACCGCCGCAGAGAACCTGGCAGTGGCCACCGGCGCGATCCACCCAGCCGTCGATCCCACGGAGGAAGCCACGGCGGAAGCGGCCAGTACCTTCAACCCTGATGAGGAGCCTACAGGCCGCTCCAAGGGCTTCCTGGGGGCGGACCGTAACTGGCATCTCACCTTCGGCGCTATCCTCGTCGTCGCGGCGGTCTGGTTCACCGTCTGGGCCATCGGCTACATCAACGACCCGAGCGATCACCTCATCCTGCTGGTGACTGCCACCGTCGGCCTGTTCATGGCCTTCAACATTGGGGGCAACGATGTCGCCAACTCCTTCGGCACCTCGGTGGGCGCTGGCACCCTGTCGATGAAGCAGGCGCTCATCGTCGCCGCCGTCTTCGAGGTCTCCGGCGCCGTCCTGGCTGGCGGCGACGTTACCGAGACGGTGCGCTCAGGTATCGTTGACCTCTCCGACGCGGCGCTTGAGCCCAAGGACTTCGCCTTCATCATGATGTCTGCCCTGCTCGGGGCGGCCCTGTGGCTCCTGACCGCCACGAAGATGGGCTGGCCGGTGTCCACCACGCACGCGATCATCGGCGGCATCGTCGGCGCGGCCGTCACCCTCGGCTTGGTCACCGGCACCGGTGGCTTCGAGATGGTCCAGTGGGGTGGGATCGGCAAGATCGCCGTCTCCTGGGTCCTGTCCCCGTGCCTGGGCGCGCTGGCCTCCTGGTTCGTCTTCAGCCGGATCAAGAAGCACATCCTCATCTACGGGGAGGAGGCGGACGCCCGTATGCGCGCCATCCACGCTGAGCGCATCGCCCACCGCGACGCCCACCGCGCCTCCTTCGAGCGCCTCACCGAGCTGCAGCAGCTGGCTTACACCAACAAGATGACCCGCGACGCCGCCGCCCTGGCCATGCCGGACTTCGAGGAGGACGAGCTTGAGTCCGACTACTTCAAGGAACTGCTGCACATCGAGCGCAAGGCGGACAAGATCCAGTCGCACAAGGCCCTGGAGACCTGGGTGCCGCTGCTCGCCGCTGGCGGCTCGGTGGTCATCTCCGCCATGCTGCTGTTCAAGGGCCTGAAGAACCTAGCCCTGGGCCTGGACATGTTCCAGAACATTCTCATCATGGGCATGATCGCCGCCGTCGTCTGGTTCTCGATCTTCATCTTCGCCCGCTCGATGAAGAAGAAGGCCCTGTCCAAGGCCACTTTTACCCTGTTCTCCTGGATGCAGGTCTTCACCGCCTCCGCCTTCGCCTTCTCCCACGGCTCCAATGACATCGCCAACGCCGTGGGCCCCTTCGCGGCCATCATTGACGTGCTGCGTGCCGACTGCCTGCCCGCCAAGGCCACCGTGCCCGCGGCGATCACGATCGCCTGTGGCGCAGCCCTGATCTCCGGTCTGTGGTTCATTGGCCGTAACGTCATCAAGACGGTGGGCTCCGGCCTGACGAAGATGCACCCGGCCTCGGGCTTCGCCGCCGAGCTGTCGGCTGCGGCCGTGGTCATGGGTGCCTCGGTGCTGGGCCTGCCGGTGTCCTCCACGCACATCCTCATCGGCGCGATTCTGGGCGTCGGTATCGTTAACAAGAGCGCCAACTGGCAGCTGATGAAGCCCATCGGCCTGGCCTGGGTCATCACCCTGCCAGCCTCGGCGGGCATCGGCGCCGTCGGCGTGCTCCTCATCCGGGCTATCTTCGGCTGAGCTGACCGGCGGACGCGCTCGGGGCCGACCACCAACACTGGTAGTCGGCCCCGAGCGCGTGTGCGCGGGTGGAGCGCCTCAGCCTTGGGTGCCTCGGGCGTCTTGTGTGCCTGGGGCGCATGGGGCGCCCTGGCCGTCCACCGGCTTACCACCGCGGGTGCGCTTGCGTGGGCGGCGCTCGCCTACACGCTTGGAGGAACGCTTGCTGTCCGCGCTAGCCGCCGCCCGCTCGCTGCGGGTTGAGCCCTCACCACGGGAGCTACGGGCCCCCAGTCCAGAGCGCCCGCCGCGCCCGCCGTCGCGACTACCTTGCCTGCCGCGCCCGCTGCGACTGTGACCACCACCGTGACCACCATGGCTCCGGCCACCGTCACGCCCGCGCTCACGCCGCCCGGTCTCACCCAGGTCCTCGATCTCCTCAGCGTCCAGGCCCGCCAGGGTCCGCTTGGAGCGGGGGAGCGTGCCCGTGACGCCCTCGGGGATGCGTAGATCCGCGAACAGGTGCTCGCTGGTGTGGTAGGTCTCCACCGGCTCCTCCTGGGGCAGGCCGAGGGTCTTGGCGATCAGGCGCCAACGCGGGGTGTCGTCCCAGTCCACGAAAGTCACGGCGGTGCCGGAGTTTCCGGCGCGGCCTGTGCGGCCGATGCGGTGGACGTAGATCTTCTCGTCCTCGGGGCACTGGTAGTTGATGACGTGGGTGACGTCGTCGACGTCAATGCCGCGGGCGGCGACGTCGGTGGCCACCAGCACGTCCACCTTCCCGTTGCGGAAGGCGCGCAGGGCCTGCTCGCGCGCCCCCTGACCCAGGTCACCGTGTAGGGCGCCGGTGGCGAAACCGCGGGCCCCCAGGTCCTCAGCCACCCGGGCGGCGGTGCGCTTGGTGCGGGCAAAGATGATGGTGCGGCCCCGATCCTCGGCCTGCAAGATTCGGGAGACCACCTCCACCTTGTTCAGGGCGTGGGTTCGGTAGACGACCTGCTGGACCGTTTTTACGGTCATGGATTCGTCGCCGGGGTCCTGGGCGCGAATGTGGGTGGGCTTGGTCATGTAGCGGCGGGCTAGGGCGACGACGGCGCCGGGCATGGTCGCGGAGAACAGCATGGTCTGGCGGTCCGCGCGGGTGCGGGCCAGGATCTTTTCCACATCCGGCAGGAAACCCAGGTCCAGCATCTCGTCGGCCTCGTCTAGCACCACGGTGGTCACGTGGTCCAGGCTCAGCACACCGCGGTCCATCAGGTCGATCAGGCGGCCCGGGGTGCCGACGATGACCTCCGCACCCTTCTCCAAGGCCTCAATCTGTGGCTCGTAGGCGCGCCCGCCGTAGACCTGCACGATGCGGACGGTGCGCTGGGCGGCGGCCATAGCCAGCTCCTCGGCGACCTGCTTGGCCAGCTCACGGGTGGGTAGGACGACGAGCGCCTGGGGGGAACCGGCGGCGGGGTCCTCGTCCCAGCCCTCCTCGCCGGGCCCCAGGGTGTCCATGAGTAGGGGCAGGCCGAAGCCCAGGGTCTTGCCGGTGCCGGTCTTGGCCTGACCAATGATGTCCTGGCCGCCCAGGGCCACCGGTAGGGTCAGGGCCTGGATGGGGAAGGGGTGGGTGATGCCTTTGGCGGCCAGGGCCGCACAGATCTCGGGCTCCACACCATACTGGGCGAAGGTTTTCTGGGTGAGGTCCACCGGCTCACCCTCATCGGTGATGTCTGGGGTGGCCTCGTCCAGGACCGGGGCGTGGGCGGAGGTGGTCTCGATGATCCCGGAGTTGGCGGGGGCCGGTGTAGGGCTGGCGGTCTCCTCGGGCGTGGTCGCAGAGGGGGTGTGTTTGGTCAATGTTTGCCTTGTCTGGTTGTGCGCCGACTGGCTCAGCCCGGTGTGGGCGGCAGGCAGCAGCCCGGTGCGGAACGGCGCTGCATGAAGCGAGGCTCGGCTCGGGCCGCGGTGGCGCGGTCGTGTGGCAGCCGATCGTGGATTCGGGGCCTGCGCGGGGCCGCTGACGGCGGGCAGGAGAAGTTGGCATGACGACCGGGCAACCATGGTCACGGCCAGGTTAGCGACAAACCCCCCGTCATTGGAACGTTAAACGATGCCGATGCCCGCCGTCGTGGCGGAAGTCACGGCGCGGGCAGGGTGCGCAATCTTCACTGGGCAGATATGCCCAGGCTGCCTCTAAGGACCATAACTAACCTGTGCTCATGATCGACCCCACCCCCGCCACCACCTCTGCCACCGCCTATCAGCGTGCCGTCGTCGGCATCGTGGCCTACTCCCGGACCGTTGCTTGCACCCGCTACGCCAAGGATGCGGACAAGGCTCCGCTGATGGCCTCCCGCGTGGCCATCATGCGCATGAGCGCGGCCGCGGTAACCGGATACGAGCGGGTGGTGCAGGCTGCTGCCGTCACCGGAATCGACGCCGACGCTGAGGCACATCGCTTTGTGGGGGCTCTGGGAGACTTTGATGAGCGTTTGCGCCCCTCCGATTGGCCGGAGCGCCTGGTCAAGACCTACCTGGCTTTCGGGATGCTGATCGACTTTGGCATGGCTTTGGCGGATAGCCTGCCCGAGCCGCTGCGCGGCGCCCTGGTGGATGAGCTGGCTGATGAGCGCCTGGGCGGCTTGGCCTCGCGCGAACTCGTACCCGCAATCGACGCCGACACCCAGCTTGCTGCCCGCCTGGGCCTGTGGGGGCGACGCGTGGTCGGTGAGGAGATGGGCACGCTGCAACGCCTGCTGGTGCTCCACCCCGAGCTGACCACTGGTGCCGCCGGGGCGGAGCTGCTGCACGAGGTGCTCTCGCAGGGCGCAATGAGCCGTATGCGCGGCCTGGGCTTGCGCGGCTGAAACGGGTGTGCTCCACCCAAGGACACTGTTGGCCCACAGGTTTGGGCACGGCGCCGCTCCCAGGTGGGTATAAAAGATGTTGAGGTGACTGCCGTCACCAGATCGCCAATCTCAAAGAGGAGAGAAGATGCTCGTTCGCCGTGAGGCTCTTGCTGTTCAGTGTGACCACGAAGGATGTGAGCGGATGGTCGCCCACCGGGTGGTGGACACCGTGCACGACCCGGACGGCACCGCCATCGAGCGGGTTCTCGCGCTGAGTTACACCCCCGACGACGCCCTGCGGGCCGCCGAGCGGGACGGTTTCACCATTGACGGCGAGCACGTCTTCTGCGAGAAGCACCACTGTGTGTGAGTGGGAGGCCTGGCTAGGAAACCTCCCGGGTAGGTTGCCGGGCGCCTTTTGCCCTATGCGATAATCAGCGCGTGGACGGGGAAGAGTTGCGCGCGTGCGCGCACGAGGTGGCGCAGGCGTTGCCGGGCTCTGAGCTGTGCCAGCCGTTTGGGCCGGACTGGGAAGTGTACAAAGTGCGCGGCAGGATCTTTGCTCTGCTCACCCAAGCCTTCGGCCCCCAGATCCTCAACCTTAAGGTCGATCCGGAGGACGGCGAGGCCCTGCGCCACCAGTACCCCTTCATCACCCCCGGCTACCACATGAACAAGCGCCACTGGGTGACCGTCCAACCGGGGGAAGGACTGGAGGCCGCCTTGGTGCGCGAGCTACTGACAATCTCCTACCTGTTAGTGGTAGAGCGCCTGCCACGGGCCGTGCGGCCGGTGGACCCGGCCACCTACGCCGTCGCCGCTGGGCTCACAGGCCCACCAGCACACTGACCGCCTGACCGGGGCGACCTGCGCAAGGCCGACAGAGAGGAACTGGGTGCAGGGCTGGGCCCAGAGCTGGGCGCAGGGCTGGGTGTGCCCCGCCACGATTCGTTAGCCTTGCCCCATGGCTGAAACGAGCACCAGCGCGACGACGCGCACCGAGTCCGACTCCATGGGCACCGTTGAGGTTGCCTCCGACCGCTACTGGGGCGCCCAGACGCAGCGTTCACTGACCAACTTTGACATTGGCCGCCCAACCTTTGTCCTGACCTCCCCACTCATTAAGGCCCTGGGTATCCTCAAGAAGTCCGCCGCCCTGGCTAACGCCGAACTGGGTGAGCTGCCCCAGGACATCGCTGACCTGATCGCCCAGGCCGGGGATGAGGTCATCTCCGGCAAGCTGGACGAGCACTTCCCCCTGGTGGTGTTCCAGACTGGCTCGGGCACCCAGTCCAATATGAACTCCAACGAGGTGATCTCTAACCGGGCCATCGAGCTGGCGGGCGGGGAGATGGGCTCCAAGACGCCGGTGCACCCTAACGACCACGTCAACCGCGGCCAGTCCTCCAACGACACCTTCCCCACGGCCATGCACATCGCCGTCGTCAACGAGTTGCAGGTCATGTATCCGCGCGTCATGCAGCTGCGTGACACCTTGGACAAGAAGGCCCAGGCGTACCAGGACGTGGTCATGGTGGGGCGCACCCACCTGCAGGACGCCACCCCCATCACCCTGGGGCAGGTCTTCTCCGGCTGGGTCGCCCAGATCGACTTCGCCCTGGACGGCATCCGCTACGCCGACTCCCGTGCCCGTGAGCTGGCCATCGGTGGCACCGCTGTGGGCACTGGCCTGAACGCGCACCCCAAGTTTGGTGCGTTGGCCGCCCAGAAGATTAGCGAGGAGACCGGCATCGAGTTCAAGCAGGCCGACAATCTCTTCGCGGCCCTGGGCGCCCACGACGCCCTGGTGCTGGTCTCCGGCGCTCTGCGCGTGCTTGCTGACGCTCTGATGAAGATCGCCAACGACGTGCGCTGGTACGCCTCCGGCCCACGCAACGGCATCGGCGAGCTGCTGATCCCAGAGAACGAGCCGGGCAGCTCGATCATGCCGGGCAAGGTCAACCCCACCCAGTGCGAGGCCATGACCATGGTGGCCGTGAAGGTCTTTGGTAACGACGCCACTGTGGGCTTCGCAGGATCCCAGGGCAACTTCCAGCTCAACGTGTTCAAGCCCGTGATGGCCTGGTGCGTGCTGGAGTCCATCAAGCTGCTGGGTGACGCCTGCGTGTCCTTTGACACGAACTGTGCCTATGGGATCGAGCCGAACCTGGACAAGATCAAGGCCAACCTGGGCACCAACCTCATGCAGGTGACGGCCCTGAACCGGCACATCGGCTATGACAAGGCCTCCAAGATCGCCAAGAACGCCCACCACAAGGGGCTGTCGCTGCGTGAGTCGGCCCTGGAGCTTGGTTTTGTGACCGAGGCGGAGTTTGACAAGTGGGTGGTGCCGATGGACATGACCCATCCCAGCGCTGCTGAGAACTGAGTCTCTGCCCACCTCATCCGCCAGCGGCGCCGCCACCCTGCACGAGGGTAGCGGCGCCGCTGGCGCGTGGCTGAGCGACTCGGAGAGGAATAGCGAAACCGCCCGGCCGGTTGAAGCCTTTGTTGTCTGTTCGTCGTCGAGAATCGAGTCGTCATGCTCACCGCTGGCATGGTCTTTGCCGTTCTGGCCGCCGCCCTTCACGTCCTCATCTTCTACATGGAGTCGATCGCCTGGGAGGGGCCGCTGGCCCGCAAGACCTTCGGCGGCACGCCCGAGGAGGCCCGGCCGCACGCCTTCTATGCCTTCAACCAGGGCTTCTACAACCTCTTCCTTGCCATTGAGACCATCGTGGGGATCGTCATCGTTGCCGTGGGGAACCAGGGTGTCGGCACCGCGCTGGTGCTGGCAGGCACGGGCTCCATGCTGGCCGCGGCCCTCGTCTTGGGGCTGTCCTCAGCACCCCACCGTGGCGTGGCCGCCAAGCAGGGGGCCTTGCCGCTGCTGGCCGTGGTGGCGATCGCCGTCGGCCTGCTGGCCTGAGCCGACCCGCTGGCGGCGGACCCCGCGCAGGTCATGCTAGTGAGCCGACGGTGATCGTCTCAGAAGGTGCTGGTGTCGATCACGTAGCGGTAGCGCACTTGGGAGCCGACCACCTTGTCATAGGCCTCAGTGATGTCTTCACCCCTGATGATCTCCACCTGTGGCGCGATCTTGTTCTTGGCGCAGAAGTCCAACATTTCTTGGGTTTCCGCGATGCCGCCGATCTGCGATCCCGCGAGCGCCTTGGAGCCTATCACCAGCGTGGACAGGTGCACAGTGGTGGGTGCCTCAGGCAGACCCACGTCCACGAAGGAGCCGAAGGGTTTTAGCGTAGCGATCAGCCCCGCATAGTCCAGGTTGTCGGCGCCTACGGTGCACAAGATGACGTCGAAGGTGCTGCGCAGGGCCTCCAGGGTGCCCGGCTCACTGGTGGCGTAGAAACTGGTGGCGCCGAAGCGCCTGGCGTCGGCCTCCTTGGAGCGGCCATGGGAGATCACAGAGACCTCTGCG belongs to Actinomyces trachealis and includes:
- a CDS encoding MarC family protein, translated to MSDLFDLVLFATTFTTLLVIQDPLGAVPVFLSLTGRQDYEQRKRSAFQATLVSFSVVLVFAVFGRYILRFLGISVPALQLSGGLLLLLVAVELLTGKIDDAPASTDPVANSALVPLGTPLLAGPGAIVAAMVAVESATTPVAGWAAVSAAIVCTHLVIFLTLRSSLTLHRMLGDSAIRVITRVLGLLLAAIAVEMMADGVFGFVELRLEH
- a CDS encoding ArsR/SmtB family transcription factor translates to MATYHDLLPTDVTDDAHAVENAHALATLLSALADPTRLAILAHLRGGEHQVGELATHLGLAQSTVSQHLNVLRDTGLISTHTHGRARVSRLEHSDELTALLVTAETLRHRSLPQHHQQDGGKEAKL
- a CDS encoding DEAD/DEAH box helicase → MTKHTPSATTPEETASPTPAPANSGIIETTSAHAPVLDEATPDITDEGEPVDLTQKTFAQYGVEPEICAALAAKGITHPFPIQALTLPVALGGQDIIGQAKTGTGKTLGFGLPLLMDTLGPGEEGWDEDPAAGSPQALVVLPTRELAKQVAEELAMAAAQRTVRIVQVYGGRAYEPQIEALEKGAEVIVGTPGRLIDLMDRGVLSLDHVTTVVLDEADEMLDLGFLPDVEKILARTRADRQTMLFSATMPGAVVALARRYMTKPTHIRAQDPGDESMTVKTVQQVVYRTHALNKVEVVSRILQAEDRGRTIIFARTKRTAARVAEDLGARGFATGALHGDLGQGAREQALRAFRNGKVDVLVATDVAARGIDVDDVTHVINYQCPEDEKIYVHRIGRTGRAGNSGTAVTFVDWDDTPRWRLIAKTLGLPQEEPVETYHTSEHLFADLRIPEGVTGTLPRSKRTLAGLDAEEIEDLGETGRRERGRDGGRSHGGHGGGHSRSGRGRQGSRDGGRGGRSGLGARSSRGEGSTRSERAAASADSKRSSKRVGERRPRKRTRGGKPVDGQGAPCAPGTQDARGTQG
- a CDS encoding PHP domain-containing protein; protein product: MRIDPHTHSACSDGTDSPKALMNAAAQAGLDVVGLTDHDTTLGWEQAEAGVATSGVALLRGTEISCAVDGVTLHLLSYLHDPTNPALNAAFTRSRRSRDTRAQRMVERLAEDYPITWEDVLTQAADSHTIGRPHIADALVAAGSFPDRSAAFADPLATNSPYYVHHWALDPVEACTLVRAAGGVPVAAHPRASKRQRRLVPEETFAAMAEAGLAALEVDHRDHDDAARRAARELAERLGLAQSGSSDYHGTGKPNRLGENLMPEALLRQILAEGTLPLLVPEGWVQRHNWQDQQVREVSIQAPTGPWQVAAKEGSA
- a CDS encoding MmcQ/YjbR family DNA-binding protein, with product MDGEELRACAHEVAQALPGSELCQPFGPDWEVYKVRGRIFALLTQAFGPQILNLKVDPEDGEALRHQYPFITPGYHMNKRHWVTVQPGEGLEAALVRELLTISYLLVVERLPRAVRPVDPATYAVAAGLTGPPAH
- the fumC gene encoding class II fumarate hydratase, coding for MAETSTSATTRTESDSMGTVEVASDRYWGAQTQRSLTNFDIGRPTFVLTSPLIKALGILKKSAALANAELGELPQDIADLIAQAGDEVISGKLDEHFPLVVFQTGSGTQSNMNSNEVISNRAIELAGGEMGSKTPVHPNDHVNRGQSSNDTFPTAMHIAVVNELQVMYPRVMQLRDTLDKKAQAYQDVVMVGRTHLQDATPITLGQVFSGWVAQIDFALDGIRYADSRARELAIGGTAVGTGLNAHPKFGALAAQKISEETGIEFKQADNLFAALGAHDALVLVSGALRVLADALMKIANDVRWYASGPRNGIGELLIPENEPGSSIMPGKVNPTQCEAMTMVAVKVFGNDATVGFAGSQGNFQLNVFKPVMAWCVLESIKLLGDACVSFDTNCAYGIEPNLDKIKANLGTNLMQVTALNRHIGYDKASKIAKNAHHKGLSLRESALELGFVTEAEFDKWVVPMDMTHPSAAEN
- a CDS encoding ferritin-like fold-containing protein, whose product is MIDPTPATTSATAYQRAVVGIVAYSRTVACTRYAKDADKAPLMASRVAIMRMSAAAVTGYERVVQAAAVTGIDADAEAHRFVGALGDFDERLRPSDWPERLVKTYLAFGMLIDFGMALADSLPEPLRGALVDELADERLGGLASRELVPAIDADTQLAARLGLWGRRVVGEEMGTLQRLLVLHPELTTGAAGAELLHEVLSQGAMSRMRGLGLRG
- a CDS encoding inorganic phosphate transporter codes for the protein MPEGMSSSESGIRSKTSSGAASSAKSLSLATAAENLAVATGAIHPAVDPTEEATAEAASTFNPDEEPTGRSKGFLGADRNWHLTFGAILVVAAVWFTVWAIGYINDPSDHLILLVTATVGLFMAFNIGGNDVANSFGTSVGAGTLSMKQALIVAAVFEVSGAVLAGGDVTETVRSGIVDLSDAALEPKDFAFIMMSALLGAALWLLTATKMGWPVSTTHAIIGGIVGAAVTLGLVTGTGGFEMVQWGGIGKIAVSWVLSPCLGALASWFVFSRIKKHILIYGEEADARMRAIHAERIAHRDAHRASFERLTELQQLAYTNKMTRDAAALAMPDFEEDELESDYFKELLHIERKADKIQSHKALETWVPLLAAGGSVVISAMLLFKGLKNLALGLDMFQNILIMGMIAAVVWFSIFIFARSMKKKALSKATFTLFSWMQVFTASAFAFSHGSNDIANAVGPFAAIIDVLRADCLPAKATVPAAITIACGAALISGLWFIGRNVIKTVGSGLTKMHPASGFAAELSAAAVVMGASVLGLPVSSTHILIGAILGVGIVNKSANWQLMKPIGLAWVITLPASAGIGAVGVLLIRAIFG
- a CDS encoding aminopeptidase P family protein encodes the protein MTNQTTPSTKQTIATPRPVASSAQNGPQEAAPATQTAPAPQPLAQRVNNRSHRPTNQAFRDFIASGWGPRPDALPERAESAQWAQQRRARLGALFPGERLVIPAGPLVTRNNDCDYRFRPFSAFAHLAGTGTDFEPDAVLVLEPLTVPGAVLAAGEPTHETVLYFRPRASRGSEEFYADPRYGELWVGVRPSIEEVESLTGIRCAHIDTLPDALAKDAGPDAVHLRVMAQADPAVTALVTAVRQAAGLLDATEESQASATALDEALAEAASELRLRKDQWEVDQLQAAVDATKAGFDDLIRSIPRAKGHWRGERVLEGAFGAKAREEGNGLGYETIAAAGNHANTLHWICNDGPVRPGEMVLVDAGVEVDSLYTADVTRTIPVDGRFTEPQRRIYQAVLDAADASFAKAATPGCRFRDLHAAAMEVLAARLEEWGMLPQGVTAADSLAADGQFHRRWMVHGTSHHLGLDVHDCAQARREMSMDTLLLPGMVFTIEPGLYFREDDLLVPQELRGMAVRVEDDVVIRPDGRPEYLTAGIPRRPDEVEAWVSGLIAAES